In the Populus trichocarpa isolate Nisqually-1 chromosome 1, P.trichocarpa_v4.1, whole genome shotgun sequence genome, one interval contains:
- the LOC7496836 gene encoding peptide deformylase 1B, chloroplastic/mitochondrial isoform X3 — MATCTRSSSLSRALLLPYLHSRTQTLCEPIRLARFSSTMKQPRPPSLFVRSQAKRGPFLKQDQVAATTGDLEFEAPLKIVEYPDPILRAKNKRIDSFDDNLKKLVDEMFDVMYKTDGIGLSAPQVGINVQLMVFNPADEHGEGDEIVLVNPRVNKYSKKTVLFNEGCLSFPGIYADVKRPESVKIDARDINGARFTVNLSGLPARVFQHEFDHLQIIS; from the exons ATGGCGACTTGCACTCGCAGCTCTTCGCTATCTCGTGCTCTCCTCCTTCCTTATCTCCATAGCCGAACACAAACCTTATGCGAGCCCATCAGACTCGCCCGGTTCAGTTCAACCATGAAGCAACCCAGACCTCCCTCACTATTCGTTCGCAGTCAGGCCAAGCGTGGACCTTTTCTCAAACAAGACCAAGTAGCAGCAACTA CAGGTGATCTTGAATTCGAGGCACCATTAAAAATCGTGGAATATCCAGACCCTATACTCAGAGCCAAAAACAAGCGAATTGATAGTTTTGATgacaatttaaagaaattagTTGATGAAATGTTCGATGTCATGTACAA AACTGATGGTATTGGACTCTCCGCCCCGCAAGTAGGAATTAATGTTCAACTTATGGTATTCAATCCAGCTGATGAGCATGGAGAAGGAGACGAAATTGTTCTTGTTAATCCCAGAGTGAATAAGTATTCGAAGAAAACTGTGCTCTTTAATGAAGGTTGCCTATCCTTTCCTGGGATATACGCCGATGTTAAG AGACCAGAATCTGTAAAGATTGATGCGAGGGACATTAATGGTGCAAGGTTTACTGTCAACTTGTCTGGTCTTCCTGCACGGGTTTTCCAGCATGAATTCGACCATTTACAG ATAATATCCTGA